In one window of Candidatus Binatia bacterium DNA:
- a CDS encoding efflux RND transporter permease subunit codes for MNISEPFIRRPVATTLLMVALVAFGVFGYRALPVSDLPNVDFPTILVTASLPGASPDTMASAVATPLERQFSTLSGLESMNSVSSLGTTQITLQFDLRRDIDAAAQDVQAAITRAQPLLPADMPTPPTFQKVNPADQPILFFSLTSVTLPLWQLDEYGQTLIAQRISMVSGVAQVLVFGSQKYAVRVKADPRALASRGLGIDEVEAAIRAANVNLPTGILQGPQDRFTVQATGQLTNAKQYEPVIIAYRNGAPVRLSDVATVIDGVEDDRAASWFGDKTRRQRAIVLAVQRQPGTNTVEVATAVKALLPQLRQFLPPAVELHTLFDRSLSIRESVREVQFTMILALILVVLVIFLFLRDPSATLIPSLALPVSLVGTFAFMQPLGFSIDNLSLLALTLSIGFVVDDAIVMLENIVRHREAGKAPFQAAIDGARQIGFTIISMTLSLVAVFIPVLFMPGIVGRLFHEFAVTISIAILLSGVVSLTLTPMLCSRFLQHQEGHGGRGWNALFERAFSAALHWYERSLRATLRWRAWIFGLSLALLATTLWLFARAPKGFIPNDDLGSIFGVVEADQGVSFEAMRHYLTSVADIIRSDPAVRVVSASLFGTNAAAGSTANQGRVFAFLKPRSEREPLPEVLARLRNKTTGIPGVRVFLQELPTIRIGGQLTKSLYQFTLLSPDTKELYEAAQKLEAELRPLPVLRDVTSDLQLRNPYLDVVIDRDRATALGLSAEQIELALHAAYGDRWISTIYAPNNQYRVILEVADAFQTDPTELPWLYLRSQHGALVPLTGIAQLERRYGPLTVNHAGQLPAVTISFNLADGASLSEAISAIETVARERLPAGITATFQGAAQAFTTSLSGIWILLLAAVLVIYLVLGILYESFLHPITILSGLPSAAFGALLALELFGMELNIYGFVGIVLLIGIVKKNAIMQIDFALEAQREENKSPLEAIVQGCIVRFRPIMMTTMAALFGALPIALAAGGGATSRRPLGVAVVGGLLFSQLVTLYLTPVYYTYLESFASWVRRARGISSAGTAAIVETHRG; via the coding sequence ATGAACATCTCCGAACCTTTCATTCGCCGTCCGGTGGCCACGACGTTACTGATGGTGGCCTTAGTTGCCTTCGGCGTCTTTGGCTACCGGGCCCTTCCGGTTAGCGACCTGCCCAATGTGGATTTTCCCACCATCTTGGTGACCGCAAGCCTTCCAGGAGCCAGCCCTGACACCATGGCCTCAGCGGTCGCCACACCGCTGGAGCGGCAGTTTTCCACCTTATCCGGCTTGGAGTCGATGAACTCTGTCAGCTCCCTCGGCACGACGCAGATTACTCTCCAGTTCGATCTGCGGCGGGACATCGACGCGGCCGCCCAAGATGTGCAAGCCGCAATTACGCGCGCCCAGCCGTTGTTGCCTGCCGACATGCCGACTCCCCCGACGTTCCAAAAGGTCAATCCTGCCGACCAACCGATTTTGTTCTTCAGCCTTACCTCAGTCACGCTGCCGCTTTGGCAACTCGACGAATACGGCCAAACACTGATCGCCCAGCGCATTTCTATGGTCAGCGGTGTCGCGCAGGTGCTCGTGTTCGGATCGCAAAAGTATGCGGTGCGCGTAAAAGCCGACCCACGAGCTCTGGCCAGCCGCGGCCTCGGCATCGATGAGGTGGAAGCTGCGATTCGTGCAGCGAACGTGAACTTGCCTACCGGGATCCTCCAAGGGCCACAAGACCGATTCACGGTTCAGGCCACGGGCCAACTGACGAACGCAAAGCAATACGAGCCGGTGATCATTGCTTACCGCAACGGTGCGCCGGTGCGGCTGAGCGATGTGGCCACCGTGATCGACGGTGTGGAGGACGATCGTGCGGCCTCGTGGTTTGGCGACAAAACCCGCCGCCAGCGAGCAATCGTACTCGCCGTGCAGCGCCAACCCGGCACAAACACGGTGGAGGTCGCCACCGCCGTGAAAGCGCTCTTGCCTCAACTTCGCCAGTTTCTTCCCCCGGCGGTGGAACTGCACACGCTGTTCGATCGCTCTCTGTCGATCCGAGAGTCCGTCCGCGAGGTCCAGTTCACCATGATTCTGGCGCTGATTCTCGTGGTCCTCGTAATCTTCCTGTTCTTGCGCGACCCTTCAGCAACGCTGATCCCCAGCCTCGCCCTTCCTGTGTCCCTGGTGGGAACGTTTGCCTTTATGCAACCCCTTGGGTTCAGCATCGACAATCTTTCGTTGCTCGCGTTGACGCTGTCGATCGGCTTCGTCGTCGACGACGCCATTGTGATGCTGGAGAACATCGTGCGTCACCGCGAGGCTGGAAAAGCCCCCTTTCAAGCGGCGATCGATGGTGCCCGGCAAATCGGATTCACGATTATCTCCATGACCTTGTCCCTAGTTGCCGTCTTCATTCCAGTATTGTTCATGCCCGGAATCGTGGGGCGCTTGTTTCACGAGTTTGCCGTCACCATTTCCATTGCGATCTTGCTGTCGGGGGTCGTCTCGCTGACGTTGACCCCCATGCTCTGTAGCCGCTTTCTCCAGCATCAAGAGGGCCACGGCGGCAGAGGCTGGAACGCATTGTTCGAGCGCGCCTTTTCCGCGGCTCTCCACTGGTACGAGCGCAGCCTCCGGGCAACCTTGCGCTGGCGAGCTTGGATCTTCGGCCTTTCCCTCGCCCTTCTGGCAACCACGCTCTGGCTGTTTGCTCGAGCGCCAAAGGGTTTCATTCCGAACGACGACCTCGGATCGATTTTCGGGGTGGTCGAGGCCGACCAAGGCGTATCCTTCGAGGCAATGCGCCACTACCTCACTTCCGTGGCTGACATCATCCGCTCCGACCCCGCCGTCCGGGTCGTTTCCGCAAGCTTGTTCGGCACCAACGCCGCCGCGGGCAGCACGGCCAATCAAGGTCGTGTGTTCGCCTTCCTCAAGCCGCGTTCGGAACGCGAACCCTTACCGGAGGTTCTGGCCCGTCTGCGGAACAAGACAACGGGCATTCCCGGAGTGCGGGTTTTTCTCCAGGAATTGCCCACAATTCGCATCGGCGGCCAACTCACCAAAAGCCTTTATCAGTTCACGCTGCTCAGCCCCGACACGAAGGAGCTGTACGAGGCGGCCCAAAAGCTCGAGGCCGAGTTACGGCCACTACCTGTGCTTCGGGACGTGACCAGCGACCTGCAACTGCGCAACCCTTATCTCGATGTCGTTATCGATCGCGACCGTGCAACCGCACTCGGCTTGTCAGCCGAGCAAATTGAACTCGCCTTGCACGCTGCTTACGGAGATCGCTGGATTTCCACCATTTACGCCCCGAACAACCAGTACCGAGTGATCCTCGAAGTGGCGGACGCCTTCCAGACCGACCCTACAGAGCTCCCTTGGCTGTACCTACGCTCTCAGCACGGCGCTCTCGTTCCGCTCACCGGGATCGCGCAACTCGAACGGCGCTATGGTCCGCTCACCGTGAACCACGCTGGCCAGCTCCCAGCGGTCACCATCTCCTTCAACCTGGCCGACGGCGCCTCGCTGAGCGAAGCCATCAGTGCCATCGAAACGGTGGCCCGAGAACGACTGCCGGCAGGCATCACTGCCACCTTTCAAGGCGCGGCACAGGCGTTCACTACCTCTCTCAGCGGCATTTGGATCCTGCTCCTTGCTGCGGTCCTGGTGATTTACCTAGTTCTCGGGATCCTTTACGAAAGCTTCCTGCACCCGATCACCATTTTATCCGGCCTCCCCTCGGCGGCTTTCGGTGCCCTACTGGCTCTCGAGCTCTTCGGCATGGAGCTCAATATCTACGGCTTCGTGGGCATCGTGCTGTTAATCGGCATCGTTAAGAAAAACGCCATCATGCAAATCGACTTCGCACTCGAAGCCCAACGCGAGGAGAACAAGAGCCCCCTCGAGGCTATCGTTCAGGGGTGCATCGTCCGCTTCCGCCCAATCATGATGACCACTATGGCAGCACTCTTTGGCGCCTTGCCCATCGCCTTGGCCGCCGGCGGCGGAGCGACCTCGCGCCGACCCTTAGGAGTGGCTGTCGTGGGCGGACTGCTGTTTTCGCAGCTCGTCACGCTGTACCTCACACCCGTGTACTACACCTACCTCGAGTCCTTCGCTTCCTGGGTTCGTCGGGCTCGCGGCATCTCTTCGGCGGGCACAGCCGCAATTGTGGAAACCCACCGTGGCTAA
- a CDS encoding efflux RND transporter periplasmic adaptor subunit yields the protein MTDFLSRHFSMLVIAAAMLSGCQSPTKDDGRKAPAPVSITQVAQRTVPRTVRAIGTVESIHVVRLTPQVDGQLLSVHFTEGDHVEAGALLFRIDPRPFETLLQQREAALERDLADLRVAEAEAKRRAELFEQGFVSAEENEQAQARAASLRAAVAADRAAIEDARLQLSYCSIHAPTSGRIGQLLVHPGNVVRKNDTVLATLVQMHPIRVVFAVGEADLPQVLAQFAKGALIAQVHPDKGAQRPIEGKVEFIDNQVDRSTGTVLLKANFDNQTEVLWPGQFLPVELIVDVVPAALVVPRVAIQAGQSGPYVFALEGDHTVRVRPVTIAFEIAQEVVLKDGVRAGEWVVTEGQFRLTDGAAVEVKERQPAAHTPG from the coding sequence GTGACGGATTTTCTCTCTCGACATTTCTCGATGCTGGTGATCGCAGCCGCGATGCTCAGCGGCTGCCAATCTCCAACCAAGGATGATGGCCGCAAAGCCCCGGCCCCGGTGAGCATCACACAAGTGGCGCAGCGTACGGTACCCCGTACGGTCAGAGCGATCGGCACTGTGGAATCGATCCATGTGGTTCGCCTCACGCCGCAAGTGGATGGGCAGTTGCTTTCCGTCCACTTTACCGAGGGCGACCATGTGGAAGCTGGCGCACTGCTGTTCCGCATCGATCCGCGCCCATTCGAGACCCTCCTCCAACAACGCGAAGCCGCGTTGGAACGCGACTTGGCGGACCTGCGCGTTGCTGAGGCAGAGGCCAAACGGCGCGCGGAGCTGTTCGAACAGGGGTTCGTGTCGGCAGAAGAGAACGAACAAGCCCAGGCCCGCGCCGCATCGCTGCGCGCGGCAGTGGCCGCCGATCGCGCCGCCATCGAAGATGCTCGCTTGCAGCTTTCTTATTGCTCCATCCATGCCCCGACCTCCGGACGGATTGGCCAGTTGCTCGTGCACCCGGGCAACGTCGTGAGAAAAAACGACACGGTGTTGGCCACGCTGGTACAAATGCATCCGATTCGTGTGGTCTTTGCCGTGGGTGAAGCGGATTTGCCACAGGTTCTGGCGCAGTTCGCCAAAGGGGCCCTGATCGCGCAGGTTCACCCCGACAAAGGCGCTCAGCGGCCGATCGAAGGCAAAGTGGAGTTCATCGATAACCAAGTAGATCGCTCCACAGGGACGGTGTTGCTCAAGGCCAACTTCGACAACCAGACGGAAGTGCTCTGGCCCGGCCAATTTCTGCCCGTGGAACTCATCGTCGATGTGGTTCCGGCCGCACTCGTCGTCCCGCGGGTGGCCATTCAGGCAGGGCAAAGCGGGCCCTACGTTTTCGCTCTGGAGGGAGATCACACAGTGCGCGTGCGCCCCGTGACAATCGCGTTCGAGATTGCGCAGGAAGTGGTGTTGAAAGATGGCGTCCGCGCCGGCGAATGGGTGGTCACCGAAGGACAATTTCGCCTCACCGACGGTGCTGCCGTCGAGGTGAAAGAACGACAACCGGCCGCGCACACGCCCGGTTGA
- a CDS encoding TolC family protein: MKASSIVLICCIMVARSVLAEEAKSLEECIELALQHHPSLRAGVARVRAAEERTRQVASAYLPQIDATYAANRRSTSVAARTGTTLGTATQTFNFFNTGVSFSQLLFDFGQTFHNLQAAQAQVEASMADLDSQKETVIFNVKQAYFALLSAERLQEVAVEALRQSEKHLELAKGRYDVGLAPRLDVTREQAQVATNQLNVLRAENNLRLGRETLRNAMGMREPVTFALRDVPYTTLEAESAEELVQQAWLQRPEIQSLEAQIRAAEQQLLALERNHLPVLTGAGQYQWSGAEFPLQPNWNIGAALTLPLFRGGLTVSQVSEARQNLAALRHDAEVLRQTVALEVRQAVLRVEEAAKTIHVAREAVRQAREALELAEGRYATGVGSIIEVTDAQATFVSARGQEVQSLYDHQNAVAAVERAIGAGISLGQRLSSGERSEQ; encoded by the coding sequence ATGAAAGCCTCGAGCATCGTCCTGATCTGCTGCATCATGGTCGCCCGTTCTGTGCTTGCCGAGGAGGCGAAGAGCTTGGAAGAATGCATCGAGCTTGCATTGCAGCATCATCCCTCGTTGCGCGCGGGGGTTGCACGGGTACGCGCGGCCGAGGAACGCACGCGCCAGGTGGCGTCGGCCTATCTGCCGCAAATCGATGCCACTTATGCAGCAAACCGCCGAAGCACGAGTGTGGCCGCGCGAACCGGTACGACCTTGGGTACAGCAACGCAGACGTTCAACTTCTTCAACACGGGCGTAAGTTTCAGCCAGCTCTTGTTCGACTTTGGCCAAACGTTTCACAACCTCCAAGCGGCACAAGCGCAAGTCGAGGCATCAATGGCCGACCTCGACAGCCAGAAGGAAACGGTGATCTTCAACGTCAAACAGGCGTACTTTGCACTCCTTTCGGCTGAGCGTCTGCAAGAGGTTGCCGTGGAAGCACTTCGCCAGAGCGAGAAACATCTGGAACTCGCCAAGGGCCGCTACGACGTCGGGCTCGCACCGCGGCTGGATGTGACGCGCGAGCAAGCGCAAGTGGCCACGAATCAGCTCAACGTCCTGCGTGCGGAGAACAATCTTCGCCTCGGCCGCGAAACCTTACGCAACGCCATGGGGATGCGCGAACCTGTCACCTTCGCCCTCCGCGACGTGCCGTATACTACCCTCGAAGCCGAGTCCGCCGAGGAGCTTGTCCAACAAGCATGGTTGCAAAGGCCGGAAATCCAATCCCTGGAAGCGCAAATTCGTGCCGCCGAACAGCAACTACTGGCACTCGAGCGCAACCATCTGCCGGTTTTAACGGGCGCGGGGCAATACCAATGGTCAGGGGCAGAGTTCCCACTGCAACCGAACTGGAACATCGGGGCCGCGCTTACTTTGCCCCTGTTCCGCGGCGGGCTCACGGTAAGCCAAGTGAGTGAAGCGAGACAAAACCTCGCTGCCCTTCGGCACGACGCGGAAGTGTTGCGGCAAACCGTCGCCCTCGAGGTAAGGCAAGCCGTCTTACGTGTGGAGGAGGCAGCAAAAACTATTCACGTGGCCCGCGAGGCTGTGCGACAAGCGCGCGAAGCCCTGGAGCTGGCAGAAGGACGCTATGCAACCGGGGTCGGTAGCATTATCGAAGTGACGGACGCACAGGCGACGTTCGTTTCCGCTCGGGGGCAGGAGGTTCAGTCGCTGTACGATCATCAGAACGCGGTGGCCGCTGTGGAGAGGGCAATCGGAGCTGGGATCTCCCTTGGCCAGCGCCTTTCCTCAGGAGAACGGAGCGAGCAGTGA
- a CDS encoding TolC family protein produces the protein MRRTAWTLFGLVFGLSMAGSLSAAEPVDLRDVSPPTLHALEVLEQIPGVGEVLRDQWSAELPGDARAAETDLSHYGLLLEAKMQPATLSQCIALALENNTGLRVQRLNPIAAAAEVRRARAAFDPRFFATLTRDRATQPATTFLFAGGSPVLFNQNFTLNAGIRKTLLTGGQISVQFSNNRRLTNPSLANPLVPLYTTSLSVNLVQPLLQNFGWRYSLLLVDIATATQQAAYHQYVASITNLVAQVERAYWGLVLAKENVRVQEQGLELAREILRQNEGKFRVGALPQTAVLEAQANVASREAALIRARNAVVVARDQLRALINAKTEEATALLNLDPEDRPTVEPYATDLKASLERALEQRPELAAARTDVRAKSLQRKVAENQLLPQLNLVAGIGVNGLSGREQRVLFGDPPQPVRVNPSYVGGYGDALALLPDGRFYNYAIGATIEVPLANAQSKAAYAQSNIQFQQSHLNLQQLQEAVTLEVKTAIANLESDLKAIEATRVARLAAEENVRNQKARYDVGLATTKDLLDYTEQLTRAQFAEAEALVRYNTDLAELRRVEGTLLQARNVIVEPPAEEKPSWWARF, from the coding sequence ATGAGGCGGACAGCATGGACACTTTTCGGGCTGGTATTTGGCCTGAGCATGGCCGGGTCGCTTTCGGCTGCGGAGCCCGTCGACCTGCGAGACGTCTCCCCACCGACACTCCATGCCCTGGAGGTGCTGGAACAAATTCCTGGGGTCGGCGAAGTGCTGCGAGACCAGTGGAGCGCCGAACTTCCGGGAGACGCACGCGCGGCGGAAACCGACCTGTCTCATTACGGCTTACTGTTGGAAGCCAAGATGCAACCCGCCACACTGTCACAATGCATTGCTCTGGCTTTGGAGAACAACACCGGCCTGCGAGTTCAGCGGCTCAATCCCATTGCGGCAGCCGCTGAAGTTCGGCGCGCCCGGGCGGCTTTCGACCCGCGCTTTTTCGCCACACTCACGCGCGACCGCGCCACCCAGCCGGCCACAACATTTCTCTTTGCTGGCGGCTCCCCAGTGCTCTTCAACCAAAATTTCACATTGAACGCGGGAATCCGCAAAACCCTGCTCACGGGCGGCCAGATTTCCGTGCAGTTCAGCAACAACCGAAGGCTGACCAACCCCTCTCTGGCTAATCCCCTCGTTCCCCTGTACACGACCTCGTTGAGCGTCAATCTTGTGCAGCCGCTCCTGCAAAACTTCGGGTGGCGCTACTCGCTGCTGCTCGTGGACATCGCCACGGCTACACAACAAGCAGCTTACCACCAGTACGTCGCGTCCATTACCAATCTGGTCGCGCAGGTGGAACGGGCCTACTGGGGCTTGGTGCTGGCGAAGGAAAATGTTCGCGTGCAGGAGCAAGGGCTCGAACTCGCACGGGAAATTCTGCGGCAAAATGAGGGTAAATTTCGCGTCGGCGCGCTCCCGCAAACAGCCGTTCTCGAGGCACAAGCCAACGTTGCGAGCCGCGAAGCTGCGCTGATTCGTGCTCGCAATGCGGTCGTCGTAGCGCGCGATCAATTGCGCGCGCTCATCAACGCTAAGACCGAGGAGGCTACGGCGCTTCTGAACCTTGACCCCGAAGATCGACCTACAGTGGAGCCGTACGCGACCGACCTCAAAGCCAGCTTGGAGCGCGCCTTGGAGCAACGCCCGGAGCTCGCCGCCGCCCGCACAGACGTGCGCGCCAAAAGCCTGCAACGCAAGGTGGCGGAAAACCAACTCCTGCCACAGTTGAACTTGGTCGCAGGGATCGGCGTGAACGGACTTTCCGGACGGGAGCAGCGCGTGTTGTTCGGAGACCCGCCGCAACCCGTGCGCGTCAACCCTTCGTACGTGGGAGGTTACGGCGACGCCTTGGCGCTCTTACCGGACGGCCGTTTTTACAACTACGCCATCGGCGCGACCATCGAAGTCCCACTAGCGAATGCCCAGTCCAAGGCAGCATACGCACAATCGAACATTCAGTTTCAACAGTCGCACCTGAATCTGCAGCAACTGCAAGAGGCCGTCACGTTGGAGGTCAAGACGGCAATTGCCAATCTCGAAAGCGATCTCAAAGCGATCGAGGCTACGCGGGTGGCTCGCTTGGCTGCGGAAGAAAATGTCCGGAACCAAAAGGCACGCTACGACGTTGGCTTGGCTACCACCAAAGACCTGCTCGACTACACTGAACAACTCACGCGTGCGCAATTTGCCGAGGCGGAGGCCCTCGTTCGTTACAACACCGACCTCGCCGAACTCCGTCGCGTAGAGGGTACTCTCCTGCAAGCACGCAACGTGATCGTGGAGCCGCCTGCTGAAGAAAAGCCCTCGTGGTGGGCGCGCTTTTAA
- a CDS encoding TetR/AcrR family transcriptional regulator: MAITRTASSRKRKPAAPCPRGRPAIPGLRDRILEAAISIFASQPFHEVHVEDIAMQAKVAKGTVYRHFPNKEKLYLAALFHGIDQLQAELESVARTEHDPVERLRALVKALLAFFWGRDLFFLLLHRSEERHNTPDTRSWLLRRRQFARLLMAALEEGIARGRMRNIDVRLAAEALLGMLRGVHRYRTPGDSAERSAEVITDLFLHGVLAPPAASDRERSHG, translated from the coding sequence ATGGCAATCACCCGAACGGCTTCGTCCCGAAAGCGAAAACCAGCGGCTCCCTGTCCGCGGGGCCGCCCTGCAATCCCCGGCCTGCGCGATCGGATCCTCGAGGCCGCAATTTCCATCTTCGCCAGCCAGCCTTTCCACGAAGTGCATGTGGAGGACATCGCCATGCAGGCCAAAGTGGCGAAGGGCACTGTGTATCGCCACTTCCCCAACAAAGAGAAATTGTACCTGGCTGCGTTGTTCCATGGCATCGATCAGTTGCAAGCCGAACTCGAGTCCGTAGCTCGCACCGAGCACGACCCCGTGGAACGCTTGCGAGCTCTGGTGAAGGCGCTGCTCGCCTTCTTCTGGGGGCGAGACCTGTTTTTTCTTCTCCTGCACCGCAGCGAGGAGCGGCACAACACGCCAGACACTCGCTCCTGGCTCTTGCGCCGCCGGCAGTTTGCACGGCTGCTCATGGCCGCATTGGAAGAGGGCATCGCGCGAGGGCGGATGCGCAACATCGATGTTCGGCTGGCAGCCGAGGCCCTCCTCGGTATGTTGCGCGGGGTCCATCGCTATCGCACCCCAGGCGATAGCGCGGAACGGTCTGCCGAAGTTATCACGGATTTGTTTCTCCACGGCGTGCTCGCACCTCCAGCTGCGAGCGACCGCGAACGGTCGCACGGTTAG